The following coding sequences are from one Paenarthrobacter ureafaciens window:
- a CDS encoding acyl-CoA dehydrogenase family protein gives MSNAPFDPATLPYADGDFYAFEQLLTGKEQDRLAEVREFLAREVKPIAVDCWNRAEFPTDLIPKLAELDLVSPVRRQGYSNVFAGILHAEMTRADASIATFMGVHDGLFTGSIEALASQEQKDAWLPDIYSLKKIGAFGLTEPLGGSDVAGGTRTTARRDGDNWILNGAKRWIGNATFSDWVVIYAKDVEDNQVKAFLVDTSLPGFSASKIENKISLRTVQNADITLEDVVVPDFFKLEHANSFRDTNKVLKVTRLAVAWQAVGLQLAAFDVARSYAVERQQFGRPLARFQLVQNQLVQILGNTVASMGMMVRLAQLEDAGAAKDEQSALAKAFTTARMRESVALGRSILGGNGIVTDYGMAKVFADAEAIYSYEGTHEINTLVTGRAITGVSAIV, from the coding sequence ATGTCGAACGCCCCCTTCGATCCCGCCACCCTGCCCTACGCCGACGGCGACTTCTATGCTTTCGAGCAGTTGCTGACAGGAAAGGAACAGGACCGCCTGGCAGAAGTTCGTGAGTTCCTGGCCCGCGAGGTCAAGCCGATCGCCGTGGACTGCTGGAACCGCGCCGAGTTTCCCACGGACCTGATACCCAAACTTGCCGAACTGGACCTTGTCAGCCCAGTCCGTCGGCAGGGCTACTCCAATGTGTTCGCAGGTATCCTGCATGCCGAGATGACGCGGGCTGACGCATCGATCGCCACGTTCATGGGTGTCCATGACGGGCTCTTCACAGGTTCCATCGAAGCCCTGGCTTCCCAGGAGCAGAAGGACGCGTGGCTTCCGGACATCTACTCCTTGAAGAAGATCGGAGCCTTTGGGCTGACCGAGCCGCTGGGAGGTTCCGACGTGGCCGGTGGAACCCGAACCACCGCCCGGCGGGACGGTGACAACTGGATTCTTAATGGCGCCAAGCGGTGGATCGGGAACGCGACGTTCTCGGACTGGGTTGTCATCTACGCGAAGGACGTTGAGGACAATCAGGTCAAGGCGTTCCTGGTGGACACCTCCCTCCCCGGTTTCTCTGCGAGCAAGATCGAGAACAAGATTTCCCTCCGGACCGTGCAGAACGCGGACATTACGCTGGAGGACGTGGTGGTGCCGGACTTCTTCAAGCTGGAGCACGCCAACAGCTTCCGAGACACCAACAAGGTCCTGAAGGTCACCCGGCTTGCGGTTGCATGGCAAGCCGTGGGACTGCAGTTGGCAGCCTTCGATGTGGCGCGCAGCTACGCTGTGGAGCGCCAGCAGTTCGGCAGGCCATTGGCCCGCTTCCAGTTGGTGCAGAACCAGTTGGTGCAGATCCTTGGCAATACCGTGGCTTCCATGGGCATGATGGTCCGCTTGGCCCAGTTGGAGGACGCCGGAGCTGCCAAGGATGAACAGTCGGCGCTGGCGAAAGCCTTCACTACAGCCCGCATGCGCGAAAGTGTTGCGCTCGGACGCAGCATCCTGGGCGGCAACGGAATAGTCACCGACTACGGCATGGCCAAGGTCTTCGCTGATGCCGAGGCCATCTATTCGTATGAGGGCACGCACGAGATCAACACGCTGGTCACTGGGCGCGCCATCACGGGAGTCTCCGCGATCGTCTAA
- a CDS encoding M23 family metallopeptidase, with the protein MTLPKIAHLLLAAAVLAGSAPAAPGAAPAPAQPRWDWPLSPKPKVAQPFDPPDKPWLSGHRGVDLAPESSSTPGKADSQVFAPADGVVTFAGVVVDRKVITIDHGGGLRSSFEPAASELQQGDPVAKGQVIGTIEDIAGHCPAAKCLHWGVRRGDDYVNPLAFVQDLRPSILLPLD; encoded by the coding sequence ATGACCCTGCCGAAGATCGCTCACCTCCTGCTGGCAGCCGCCGTGTTGGCAGGCTCCGCCCCTGCCGCGCCTGGCGCGGCACCGGCTCCTGCGCAGCCACGCTGGGACTGGCCGCTGTCCCCCAAACCCAAGGTGGCGCAACCGTTCGATCCTCCGGACAAGCCTTGGCTCAGCGGGCACCGCGGCGTGGATCTGGCGCCGGAGTCCTCCAGCACTCCCGGGAAGGCGGATTCGCAGGTCTTCGCCCCGGCCGACGGCGTGGTGACCTTCGCCGGCGTCGTTGTTGACAGGAAGGTCATCACCATCGACCACGGCGGCGGCCTGCGGAGCAGCTTCGAGCCGGCGGCCAGCGAACTTCAGCAGGGCGACCCCGTGGCGAAAGGGCAGGTGATCGGCACAATCGAGGACATTGCGGGGCATTGCCCGGCAGCGAAGTGCCTCCACTGGGGTGTCCGGCGCGGCGATGACTACGTCAATCCCTTGGCGTTTGTGCAGGACCTGCGTCCCTCAATACTGCTGCCGCTTGATTGA
- the rpsB gene encoding 30S ribosomal protein S2, which translates to MPVVTMRQLLDSGVHFGHQTRRWNPKMKRFIFTERNGIYIIDLQQSLSYIDRAYEFVKATVAHGGTVLFVGTKKQAQEAIAEQATRVGQPYVNQRWLGGMLTNFQTVAKRIQRMKELEEINFDDVAGSAYTKKELLLLKRELTKLEANLGGIRNLTKAPSVLWVVDTKKEHLAVDEAKKLNIPVVAILDTNCDPDEVDFPIPGNDDAIRSVNLLTRVVADAVAEGLIARNQRSSGTTEAPEEPLAEWERELLEGSKAEAEAKAAEATEAPAAGEAEEAK; encoded by the coding sequence ATGCCCGTCGTAACCATGCGCCAGCTGCTTGACAGCGGCGTCCACTTTGGACACCAGACCCGTCGTTGGAACCCGAAGATGAAGCGCTTCATCTTCACGGAGCGCAACGGCATCTACATCATTGACCTCCAGCAGTCGCTGTCCTACATCGACCGCGCCTACGAGTTCGTCAAGGCTACTGTCGCCCACGGCGGCACCGTCCTGTTCGTCGGCACCAAGAAGCAGGCCCAGGAAGCAATTGCCGAGCAGGCTACCCGCGTTGGCCAACCGTACGTCAACCAGCGTTGGCTCGGCGGTATGCTGACCAACTTCCAGACTGTCGCCAAGCGTATCCAGCGCATGAAGGAACTCGAAGAGATCAACTTCGACGACGTCGCAGGCTCGGCATACACCAAGAAGGAGCTCCTGCTCCTCAAGCGCGAACTCACCAAGCTTGAAGCCAACCTCGGTGGTATCCGCAACCTGACCAAGGCTCCTTCGGTTCTGTGGGTTGTTGACACCAAGAAGGAACACCTTGCTGTTGACGAAGCCAAGAAGCTGAACATCCCGGTTGTTGCCATCCTGGACACCAACTGCGATCCGGACGAAGTCGACTTCCCGATCCCGGGCAACGACGACGCCATCCGCTCCGTGAACCTGCTCACCCGCGTTGTTGCCGACGCCGTTGCTGAGGGCCTCATCGCCCGCAACCAGCGCTCCTCCGGCACCACCGAAGCTCCGGAAGAGCCGCTTGCCGAGTGGGAGCGCGAACTCCTCGAAGGCAGCAAGGCAGAAGCAGAAGCCAAGGCCGCTGAAGCAACCGAGGCTCCCGCAGCCGGCGAAGCTGAAGAAGCCAAGTAA
- the tsf gene encoding translation elongation factor Ts yields the protein MANYTAADIKALRERTGAGMMDVKKALDEANGDAEKAIEIIRIKGLKGATKREGRSTAEGLVAAKVTGGVGVMIEVNCETDFVAKADKFIQLADKVLNVAVESGAADLDTLLATEVDGKKLADVVIEEGAVLGEKVVVRRISRVEGTTVDAYLHKTSKDLPAQVGVLFAVDGEGEAAATAAHDIAVHVAAMAPNYLTREDVPAELVESERRIAEETAKAEGKPEAALPKIVEGRVTGFYKGEVLVDQAFAKDSKKTVAQVLEEAGVKATAVTRFRVGN from the coding sequence ATGGCGAACTACACTGCTGCTGACATCAAGGCCCTGCGCGAGCGCACCGGCGCCGGCATGATGGACGTCAAGAAGGCTCTTGACGAGGCCAACGGTGACGCCGAGAAGGCCATCGAAATCATTCGCATCAAGGGCCTCAAGGGCGCTACCAAGCGCGAAGGCCGTTCCACTGCCGAGGGCCTGGTTGCTGCCAAGGTCACCGGCGGCGTTGGCGTAATGATCGAGGTCAACTGCGAGACCGACTTCGTCGCCAAGGCTGACAAGTTCATCCAGCTGGCTGACAAGGTCCTCAACGTTGCAGTCGAGTCCGGCGCAGCCGACCTCGACACCCTGCTCGCCACCGAGGTAGACGGCAAGAAGCTTGCCGACGTCGTCATCGAAGAGGGCGCAGTCCTCGGCGAGAAGGTTGTTGTCCGCCGTATCTCCCGCGTTGAGGGAACCACGGTTGACGCTTACCTGCACAAGACCTCCAAGGACCTCCCGGCCCAGGTCGGCGTTCTGTTCGCTGTTGACGGCGAAGGCGAAGCCGCTGCCACCGCAGCACACGACATCGCCGTCCACGTTGCCGCCATGGCTCCGAACTACCTGACCCGCGAAGACGTTCCGGCCGAACTGGTCGAGTCCGAGCGCCGCATTGCGGAAGAGACCGCCAAGGCTGAAGGCAAGCCGGAAGCTGCACTTCCCAAGATCGTCGAAGGCCGCGTGACGGGCTTCTACAAGGGTGAAGTTCTGGTTGACCAGGCATTCGCCAAGGACTCCAAGAAGACCGTTGCCCAGGTCCTCGAGGAAGCCGGCGTCAAGGCAACCGCAGTTACCCGTTTCCGCGTCGGAAACTAG
- the pyrH gene encoding UMP kinase encodes METVNTAIQPEKSRRRVLLKLSGEVIGGGKLGVDPETVRAIAKQIAAAVSDVEVAIVVGGGNFFRGAELSQSGMDRSRADYMGMLGTVMNCLALQDFLEQAGVETRVQSAITMGQVAEAYIPRRAIRHMEKGRVVIFGAGAGLPYFSTDTVAAQRALEVHADVVLMAKSGVDGVYTSDPKKDPTAEKLDVLSYDDALRRDIRVMDQTAMTMCKDNNLSMVVFGMEGEGNVTRAIRGETLGTLVTP; translated from the coding sequence ATGGAAACCGTCAACACTGCAATCCAGCCCGAGAAGAGCCGCCGTCGTGTACTGCTGAAGCTGTCCGGCGAGGTCATCGGCGGGGGCAAGCTCGGCGTCGATCCTGAAACCGTCCGGGCGATCGCGAAGCAGATCGCTGCCGCTGTCTCCGACGTTGAAGTGGCGATCGTGGTGGGTGGAGGTAACTTCTTCCGCGGCGCCGAACTCTCCCAGAGCGGCATGGACCGCTCCCGTGCGGACTACATGGGCATGCTTGGTACGGTCATGAACTGCCTGGCCCTTCAGGACTTCCTGGAGCAGGCCGGTGTGGAGACGCGGGTGCAGAGCGCGATCACGATGGGCCAGGTGGCCGAGGCTTACATTCCGCGCCGCGCCATCCGCCACATGGAGAAGGGCCGCGTGGTCATCTTCGGTGCCGGCGCCGGTTTGCCGTACTTCTCCACCGACACCGTAGCCGCGCAGCGTGCCCTTGAAGTGCACGCCGACGTCGTCCTGATGGCCAAGAGCGGCGTGGATGGCGTATACACCTCCGATCCCAAGAAGGACCCCACCGCGGAAAAGCTGGATGTGCTCAGCTACGACGATGCCCTCCGCCGCGATATCCGTGTCATGGACCAGACGGCGATGACCATGTGCAAGGACAACAACCTGTCCATGGTGGTCTTCGGCATGGAGGGCGAAGGCAACGTAACCCGCGCCATCCGCGGTGAAACCCTCGGAACCCTGGTTACCCCCTAG
- the frr gene encoding ribosome recycling factor, giving the protein MIEETLLEAGEKMDKAVEVAKEDFASIRTGRANPGLYNKVIVEYYGTPTPLQQLASFAVPDARTILITPYDKSALRDIEKALSDSEVGANPSNDGNVIRVTIPELTKERRKEYVKIVKGKGEDAKVSVRSIRRKAKDALDKLVKDGEAGEDEGARAEKELDAITKQHVDSIDDLLKRKEAELLEV; this is encoded by the coding sequence GTGATCGAAGAGACCTTGCTCGAAGCCGGCGAGAAGATGGACAAGGCGGTTGAGGTAGCCAAGGAAGACTTCGCCTCGATCCGTACGGGCCGGGCGAACCCCGGACTCTACAACAAAGTGATCGTGGAGTACTACGGCACCCCCACGCCGCTCCAGCAGCTTGCTTCCTTCGCCGTTCCGGACGCACGCACCATCCTCATCACGCCCTACGACAAGAGCGCGCTCCGCGACATTGAGAAGGCCCTGAGCGACTCCGAGGTGGGTGCCAACCCCTCCAACGACGGCAACGTCATCCGCGTGACCATTCCTGAGCTCACCAAGGAACGCCGCAAGGAATACGTCAAGATCGTCAAGGGCAAAGGCGAGGACGCCAAGGTGTCCGTCCGCAGCATCCGCCGCAAGGCCAAGGACGCCCTGGACAAGCTGGTCAAGGACGGCGAAGCCGGTGAAGACGAGGGTGCCCGCGCCGAAAAGGAACTCGACGCCATCACCAAGCAGCACGTCGACAGCATCGATGACCTGCTGAAGCGCAAGGAAGCCGAGCTGCTCGAGGTCTGA
- a CDS encoding phosphatidate cytidylyltransferase codes for MSQPEPAPAGQVPTSGARRLARRLQGNPTPKAGRNLPAAIGVGLAMLFAVLGGLLFLPLGFVLLVTAFAVLGVWEVFRALEAQGTRMPVIPVMVGALAMPVSAYFGGLEGLLFTMVASSVAVLLWRSIESAAGAPRSVFAGVFTLAWVPFLISFAALPLHAAGGATPVGLWPNGIPAGAWQIASMLLLVVANDTFGYIVGASFGKHPMAPKISPKKSWEGFAGSVAGAMVIGVLACLLFLDKPWWVGLILATGMVAAATAGDLAESMVKRELGVKDMSSILPGHGGVMDRLDSIVFAAPVAFVLFALLSGV; via the coding sequence ATGAGTCAGCCAGAGCCGGCGCCCGCCGGGCAGGTCCCGACGTCAGGGGCGCGCAGACTGGCCAGGCGCCTGCAAGGTAACCCGACGCCGAAGGCGGGCCGCAATCTGCCCGCCGCCATCGGCGTCGGGCTTGCCATGCTGTTTGCCGTCCTTGGCGGACTGCTTTTCCTGCCGCTGGGCTTTGTCCTGCTGGTTACCGCTTTCGCTGTCCTGGGTGTGTGGGAAGTATTCCGTGCCCTTGAGGCCCAAGGCACCCGCATGCCGGTGATCCCGGTGATGGTGGGAGCCCTGGCGATGCCCGTATCCGCCTACTTCGGCGGACTTGAGGGGCTCCTCTTCACCATGGTGGCCAGCAGTGTTGCCGTGCTCTTGTGGCGTTCCATCGAAAGTGCCGCCGGGGCGCCCCGCAGTGTCTTTGCCGGGGTGTTCACGCTGGCATGGGTGCCCTTCCTGATCAGCTTCGCGGCGTTGCCGCTCCATGCCGCGGGCGGTGCGACTCCCGTGGGCCTGTGGCCGAACGGAATCCCCGCCGGGGCATGGCAGATCGCGTCGATGCTCCTGCTGGTGGTGGCCAACGACACCTTCGGCTACATCGTCGGTGCCTCGTTCGGCAAGCACCCCATGGCGCCCAAAATCAGCCCCAAGAAGTCCTGGGAGGGTTTCGCCGGATCGGTTGCCGGTGCCATGGTCATTGGCGTGCTGGCCTGCCTGCTGTTCCTGGACAAGCCCTGGTGGGTCGGGCTGATCCTGGCCACCGGCATGGTTGCCGCAGCCACTGCCGGCGATCTTGCCGAGTCCATGGTCAAGCGTGAACTCGGGGTGAAGGATATGAGCAGCATCCTCCCCGGCCACGGCGGCGTCATGGACCGCCTGGATTCAATCGTGTTCGCAGCCCCCGTGGCTTTTGTTCTGTTCGCGCTGCTGAGCGGCGTCTGA
- a CDS encoding DivIVA domain-containing protein, with the protein MALDIRRQIPATFERVERNKYGYNAKQVDAFLSRARNSFENPGNTADPVASADVRDVAFDPVKGGYDAQSVDAALDRLEDAFARRERDDLINQQGEEAWLRQIGKLSGILRGRLHRPDGERFRRPARKRTRSYNVQDVDALCVQLIDYLENDQPLSVDTVRRAVFRAAKGDEGYDEAQVDVFLDRVVELMAAID; encoded by the coding sequence ATGGCATTGGATATTCGACGCCAGATCCCGGCAACGTTCGAGCGCGTGGAGCGCAACAAGTACGGCTACAACGCCAAGCAAGTAGACGCGTTCCTCAGCCGTGCACGGAACTCGTTCGAGAACCCGGGCAACACGGCCGACCCCGTGGCCAGTGCCGACGTCAGGGATGTGGCCTTCGATCCCGTCAAGGGCGGGTATGACGCCCAAAGCGTCGATGCCGCCTTGGACAGGCTGGAGGATGCCTTTGCGCGCCGCGAGCGGGATGACCTGATCAACCAGCAGGGCGAGGAAGCCTGGCTTCGGCAGATCGGTAAGCTCTCCGGCATTTTGCGTGGCCGGCTTCACCGTCCCGACGGCGAGCGGTTCCGCCGGCCGGCCAGGAAGCGGACCCGCAGCTACAACGTCCAGGACGTAGACGCACTGTGCGTCCAGTTGATCGACTACCTCGAAAACGATCAGCCGCTCAGCGTAGATACGGTCCGGAGGGCTGTCTTCCGGGCGGCGAAGGGCGATGAAGGCTACGACGAAGCACAGGTGGACGTCTTCCTGGACCGCGTTGTGGAGTTGATGGCCGCCATCGATTAG
- a CDS encoding cation acetate symporter gives MNPAVGLFAFVAVSLATAAIGFYGLRISRTTGDFYVASRTVRPWWNASAIGGEYLSAASFLGVAGLILLSGTDALWFPVGYTAGYLMLLLFVAAPLRRSGAYTIPDFTEARLDSKMVRRVTSLVVVAVGWLYIVPQLHGAALTIRITTGLPSWIGSTAVVLVVCLTVVAGGMRSITFVQAFQYWLKLTALAVPVVFILLALTANDTAPVAALPINPSETATAGVYHNVSLLVALLFGTLGLPHVLVRFYTNPDGQSARRTTLIVLGLLSVFYLFPTLAGALGRIYAPELARSGQADALVLLLPGKLVGGPAGDLLSALVVAGAFAAFLSTTSGLVVSLSGVISQDLFGGSVRGFRLAALLAAVVPLGFALTTDSLALAGSVGLVFAFTASTICPVLLLGIWWRGLTDAGAIAGMVTGGVLCGGAMVAGTVLGASAAPFWLAQPAAWTVPAAFAVTVGVSVATKGRVPASVNRVMSRLHVPERPVVTERQLP, from the coding sequence GTGAACCCGGCGGTCGGTCTGTTCGCTTTCGTCGCGGTCTCCCTCGCGACGGCGGCCATCGGTTTCTACGGCCTCCGCATTTCGCGGACCACCGGGGATTTCTACGTCGCGTCCCGGACCGTCCGGCCATGGTGGAACGCCTCGGCCATCGGGGGCGAATACCTGTCGGCCGCCAGCTTCCTGGGGGTTGCCGGCCTCATCCTCCTGTCCGGTACTGACGCCCTGTGGTTCCCGGTTGGCTACACGGCGGGCTACCTGATGCTGCTGCTATTCGTCGCGGCTCCCCTGCGCCGGTCCGGGGCCTACACGATTCCCGACTTCACCGAAGCCCGCCTGGACTCCAAGATGGTCCGGCGCGTCACGAGCCTGGTGGTAGTCGCCGTGGGGTGGCTGTACATCGTGCCGCAACTCCACGGTGCGGCACTCACCATCCGCATCACAACGGGCCTGCCGTCGTGGATAGGCTCGACGGCGGTGGTGCTGGTTGTGTGCCTGACGGTTGTGGCAGGCGGGATGCGTTCAATCACGTTTGTCCAGGCTTTCCAGTACTGGCTCAAACTCACGGCGCTGGCTGTTCCGGTGGTCTTTATCCTCCTCGCCTTGACGGCCAATGACACGGCTCCCGTGGCGGCGCTTCCCATCAACCCTTCGGAAACGGCCACCGCCGGCGTATACCACAACGTGTCCTTGCTGGTTGCCCTGCTGTTCGGGACGCTGGGCCTGCCCCACGTGCTCGTCCGGTTCTATACCAATCCCGATGGGCAATCGGCCCGGCGTACAACATTGATTGTGCTGGGCCTGCTATCGGTCTTCTACCTCTTCCCGACCCTGGCAGGTGCCCTCGGGCGGATCTACGCTCCGGAGCTGGCCCGATCCGGCCAGGCCGACGCCTTGGTATTGCTGCTTCCGGGCAAGCTTGTGGGTGGCCCGGCCGGCGACCTTCTCTCCGCGCTCGTCGTGGCAGGCGCGTTTGCGGCCTTCCTGTCCACCACCTCCGGGTTGGTGGTTTCGCTGTCGGGCGTCATCAGCCAGGACCTCTTCGGAGGCAGCGTCCGCGGCTTCCGGCTCGCGGCGCTGCTGGCCGCCGTCGTCCCTTTGGGTTTCGCCTTGACCACCGATTCCCTGGCGTTGGCAGGCAGCGTCGGTTTGGTCTTTGCCTTCACGGCATCCACCATCTGCCCGGTGCTGCTCCTGGGCATCTGGTGGCGGGGCTTGACGGACGCGGGCGCCATCGCAGGAATGGTCACGGGTGGCGTGTTGTGCGGCGGTGCGATGGTGGCTGGCACTGTCCTGGGCGCAAGTGCAGCCCCCTTCTGGTTGGCCCAGCCTGCAGCCTGGACGGTTCCGGCAGCGTTCGCCGTGACCGTTGGCGTGTCCGTGGCCACCAAAGGACGGGTACCTGCCTCGGTGAACCGCGTGATGTCCAGGCTGCACGTACCGGAACGGCCGGTAGTCACCGAACGCCAACTGCCCTGA
- a CDS encoding LytR/AlgR family response regulator transcription factor, producing MINVLVADDELPAVEELAFLLGRDGRIGTIHRASSGGEALRTLETESVDAVFLDIHMPALSGLDIARAISRSSNPPAVVFVTADEDCALEAFDLAAVDYLLKPLRAERLARSVDRISELIKDGAPAPEMITVDLGGTTRMIRRDDVSYVQAQGDYARLHTAEASYLIRVPLSDLEQQWAEAGFIRIHRSYLIALNHVGHLKLSASSPSVTVAGAELPISRRHLPSVRDRLEATRPRPQG from the coding sequence ATGATCAACGTGCTCGTCGCCGATGACGAACTGCCCGCAGTTGAGGAGCTCGCCTTCCTGCTGGGGCGGGACGGCCGCATTGGCACAATCCACCGCGCTTCCTCCGGCGGTGAGGCGCTGCGGACCCTGGAAACCGAGTCCGTAGATGCTGTCTTCCTCGACATTCACATGCCGGCCTTGTCCGGTTTGGACATCGCAAGGGCCATCTCCCGCAGCAGCAACCCTCCCGCCGTCGTCTTTGTAACGGCCGACGAGGACTGCGCTTTGGAGGCGTTCGACCTTGCCGCCGTCGATTATCTGCTGAAGCCGCTCCGGGCCGAACGGCTGGCCAGGTCCGTGGACCGGATCAGCGAGCTCATCAAGGACGGCGCCCCGGCGCCGGAGATGATCACCGTTGACCTCGGCGGCACCACCCGCATGATCCGCCGCGACGACGTCAGCTACGTCCAGGCCCAGGGCGACTATGCCCGGCTGCACACCGCCGAAGCGAGCTACCTCATCCGCGTTCCCCTCAGCGACCTTGAACAGCAGTGGGCGGAGGCGGGCTTCATCCGGATCCACCGCAGCTACCTGATTGCGCTCAACCACGTGGGACACCTTAAACTTTCGGCTTCGTCCCCCAGCGTCACCGTGGCCGGTGCCGAGCTGCCCATCAGCCGCCGCCACCTTCCCTCCGTCCGGGACCGGCTGGAAGCCACCCGTCCCCGGCCGCAAGGATGA